The following proteins come from a genomic window of Anopheles ziemanni chromosome 3, idAnoZiCoDA_A2_x.2, whole genome shotgun sequence:
- the LOC131289495 gene encoding cleavage and polyadenylation specificity factor subunit 1, which yields MFSLCKQSHEATAVEFSLTCHFFNHNEKSLVTGGANVLKVYRVIPDADPATRDKYTASRPPNMKLECMASYRLSGNIKSMQSVSLAGSQRDALLISFPDAKLSVVQFDPDNFDLKTLSLHYFEDEDIKGGWTGHYHIPMVRVDPDNRCAVMLVYGRKLVVLPFRKDSSLDEIELQDVKPIKKAPTQLVAKTPILASYVIELKDLDEKIDNVIDVQFLHGYYEPTLLILYEPVRTFPGRIAVRSDTCTMVALSLNIQQRVHPVIWTVNSLPFDCLQAIPINKPIGGCLIMCVNSLIYLNQSVPPYGVSLNSSADHSTSFPLKPQDGVRISLDAAQVCFIETEKLVLSLKGGELYVLTLCADSMRSVRNFHFSKAAASVLTSCICVCEDEYLFLGSRLGNSLLLRFKEKDESLVITIDDTTGTVEKEPKRPRLEEEELEVYGSGYKTSVQLTSYIFEVCDSVLNIGPIAHMAIGERVCEEDLEEQTEVQFVPNKLDVEVVTSSGHGKNGALCVLQSSIKPQVITAFGLSGCLDVWTVFDEAAGRKPEEGISTHAFMILSQENATMVLQTGEEINEIENTGFATNVPTIHVGNIGTNRFIVQVTTKSIRLLQGTRLLQNIPIDLGCPLASVSIVDPYVCVRSSEGRVITLALREGKGTPRLAVNKNTISPSPAVLAISAYRDVSGLFTKKLDDVYDLSGKGSGAYSAYSSGFGSMKPEPHMKIEDEEDLLYGESGRSFKMTSMADMAIASKGGGNADFWMKYMHQVKPTYWLFAARENGTLEIYSMPDLKLVYLITNVGNGNKVLSDSMEFVPLPLGKGTSQEEASSAFGSTFGVTASLLPKEILMVALGSYGSRPLLFIRLEHDLLIYRVFRYAKGHLKLRFKRVPTSVTCPVFRTVPARLAGAVDPEQADGDEQLRSTKVLYENISMLRYFGNVAGYAGVAVCGEKPYFLFLTGHGELRTHRLYARTVMKAFAPFNNVNCPSGFLYFDEQYELKISIFPTYLSYDSVWPVRKIPLRSSPKQIVYHRENKVYCVVMDTEEICNKYYRFNGEDKELTEENKGERFLYPMGHRFSVVLVNPTAWETVPDTSINLEEWEHVIALKNVSLSYEGARSGLKEYIAVGTNFNYSEDITSRGRLLLYDIIEVVPEPGKPLTKHKFKEVIIKEQKGPVSAIAHVCGLLVGAVGQKVYLWQMKDDDLVGVAFIDTNIFVHQMVSIKSLILVADVYKSVSLLRYQEEYRTLSLVSRDYHPLNVYQVEYVVDNANLGFLVSDDQCNLITYMHQPESRESFGGQRLLRKSDYHLGQQINAMFRVQCDFHESDVMKRTLNYDNKHTTYFATLDGGFGFVLPLPEKTYRRLFMLQNVLLTHSPHTCGLNPKAYRTIKQTRKLPINPSRCVVDGDLVWSFLELPANEKLEVAKKIGTRIEEICADLMEIEHVTHAF from the exons ATGTTTTCATTGTGCAAACAATCGCACGAAGCGACGGCGGTGGAGTTTTCATTGACATGCCATTTCTTCAATCACAATGAAAAATCTCTCGTTACCGGCGGCGCTAACGTGCTCAAGGTGTACCGGGTCATCCCGGACGCTGATCCGGCTACGAGGGACAAATACACGG CTTCCCGGCCGCCAAACATGAAACTCGAATGTATGGCATCGTACCGCCTGTCCGGTAACATCAAGTCCATGCAATCCGTTTCGCTGGCCGGTTCGCAGCGGGACGCCCTGCTCATCAGCTTCCCGGACGCCAAGCTGTCCGTGGTGCAGTTCGATCCGGATAACTTCGATCTCAAAACGCTGTCATTGCACTACTTCGAGGATGAGGACATTAAGGGCGGATGGACGGGTCACTACCACATTCCGATGGTACGCGTGGATCCGGACAATCGGTGTGCAGTGATGCTGGTATACGGCCGCAAGCTGGTGGTGCTGCCATTCCGAAAGGACAGCTCACTGGACGAGATCGAGTTGCAGGATGTGAAGCCGATCAAAAAGGCTCCCACGCAGCTGGTGGCGAAAACACCCATCTTGGCGTCGTacgtcattgagttgaaggaTTTGGATGAGAAAATTGATAACGTTATCGACGTTCAGTTTCTTCACGGATACTACGAACCGACGTTGCTGATTCTTTACGAACCGGTGCGAACTTTCCCGGG TCGAATTGCTGTACGCTCTGATACCTGCACGATGGTGGCACTGTCACTCAACATCCAACAGCGGGTCCACCCGGTGATATGGACGGTTAATAGTTTACCGTTCGACTGCCTGCAGGCAATACCGATCAATAAACCGATCGGAGGATGTCTAATCATGTGCGTTAATTCGCTCATTTACCTCAACCAGAGTGTCCCACCGTACGGCGTGAGTTTGAACAGCAGCGCAGACCATAGCACAAGTTTTCCGTTGA AACCTCAGGATGGCGTACGGATTAGTCTGGATGCTGCGCAGGTTTGCTTCATCGAGACGGAAAAGCTGGTCCTCTCCCTGAAAGGTGGCGAGCTGTACGTGCTGACGCTTTGTGCCGATTCCATGCGAAGTGTGAGAAACTTCCACTTCAGTAAAGCAGCAGCGAGTGTGCTCACGAGTTGT ATATGCGTTTGCGAAGATGAGTACCTCTTTCTGGGGTCCCGCCTGGGCAACTCGCTGCTGTTACGGTTCAAGGAAAAGGACGAAAGTCTCGTGATAACGATCGACGACACGACCGGAACGGTCGAGAAGGAACCGAAGCGACCTCGGCTTGAGGAGGAAGAGCTGGAGGTGTACGGCAGTGGCTATAAGACGTCCGTGCAGCTGACGAGCTACATCTTCGAGGTGTGCGACAGCGTGCTGAACATTGGCCCGATCGCACACATGGCCATCGGGGAGCGCGTTTGCGAGGAGGATCTGGAAGAACAGACGGAGGTACAGTTTGTCCCGAACAAGCTGGACGTCGAGGTGGTGACGTCGAGTGGCCACGGGAAGAATGGAGCCCTGTGCGTGCTGCAGAGCTCGATCAAGCCGCAGGTAATAACGGCGTTCGGGCTGTCCGGGTGTCTGGACGTGTGGACGGTGTTCGATGAGGCGGCTGGCCGGAAGCCGGAGGAAGGGATCTCGACGCATGCGTTCATGATACTGTCGCAGGAAAACGCCACGATGGTTCTGCAGACGGGCGAGGAGATTAACGAGATCGAGAACACCGGGTTCGCCACGAACGTGCCAACGATTCACGTGGGCAACATCGGCACGAATCGGTTCATCGTGCAGGTGACGACGAAATCGATTCGGCTGCTGCAGGGGACGCGGTTGCTGCAAAACATTCCGATCGATCTCGGCTGCCCGCTGGCGTCGGTTTCGATTGTCGATCCGTACGTGTGCGTGCGCTCGTCGGAGGGACGCGTCATTACGCTGGCCCTGCGCGAAGGGAAGGGCACGCCCCGGTTGGCGGTGAACAAGAACACGATCAGCCCGTCGCCGGCCGTGCTGGCAATCAGCGCCTACCGGGATGTTTCGGGGCTGTTCACCAAGAAGCTGGATGACGTGTACGATCTGAGCGGGAAGGGAAGTGGCGCGTACTCCGCGTACTCGAGCGGTTTTGGCTCGATGAAACCGGAACCGCACATGAAGATCGAAGACGAGGAGGACCTGCTGTACGGTGAGTCGGGCCGGTCGTTCAAGATGACCTCGATGGCGGACATGGCGATCGCGAGCAAGGGCGGCGGTAATGCCGACTTCTGGATGAAGTACATGCACCAGGTGAAACCGACCTACTGGTTGTTTGCGGCGCGCGAGAACGGCACGCTCGAGATCTACTCCATGCCCGATCTCAAGCTCGTCTACTTGATCACCAACGTGGGCAACGGGAACAAGGTGCTGTCGGATTCGATGGAATTCGTCCCGCTGCCGCTCGGCAAGGGCACCTCGCAGGAGGAAGCATCCAGTGCGTTTGGGTCGACATTCGGCGTGACCGCGTCGCTGCTGCCGAAGGAGATTCTGATGGTGGCCCTCGGGAGCTACGGTTCGCGGCCCCTTCTGTTCATCCGGCTCGAGCACGACCTGCTGATCTATCGTGTGTTTCGCTACGCCAAAGGGCACCTTAAGTTGCGCTTCAAGCGCGTCCCGACGAGCGTCACCTGTCCGGTGTTCCGTACCGTTCCGGCGCGGTTAGCCGGCGCGGTCGATCCGGAGCAGGCGGACGGGGACGAGCAGCTGCGCTCGACCAAGGTCCTGTACGAAAACATCTCCATGCTACGGTACTTCGGCAACGTGGCCGGTTACGCTGGCGTGGCGGTGTGCGGCGAGAAACCGTACTTTCTGTTCCTCACGGGCCACGGGGAGCTGCGCACGCACCGGTTGTACGCGCGCACGGTCATGAAAGCGTTCGCACCGTTTAACAACGTCAACTGCCCGAGCGGATTCCTCTACTTCGACGAGCAGTACGAGCTGAAAATCTCCATCTTCCCGACCTACCTGTCGTACGACTCGGTGTGGCCGGTGCGCAAGATCCCACTGCGCAGTTCGCCCAAGCAGATCGTGTACCACCGGGAGAACAAGGTGTACTGCGTGGTGATGGACACGGAGGAGATCTGCAACAAGTACTATCGGTTCAACGGCGAGGACAAAGAGCTGACGGAGGAGAACAAGGGCGAGCGGTTCCTCTACCCGATGGGCCACCGGTTCTCGGTGGTACTCGTCAACCCGACCGCTTGGGAGACGGTCCCGGACACGTCGATCAATCTCGAGGAGTGGGAGCACGTGATCGCACTGAAGAACGTGAGCCTCTCGTACGAGGGGGCCCGCTCCGGGCTGAAGGAGTACATTGCCGTGGGGACGAACTTTAACTACAGCGAGGACATTACATCCCGCGGCCGGCTGCTACTGTACGACATCATCGAGGTGGTGCCGGAACCGGGTAAACCGCTCACGAAGCACAAGTTCAAGGAGGTGATCATCAAGGAGCAGAAGGGCCCAGTGTCGGCGATCGCGCACGTTTGCGGCCTGCTCGTGGGTGCCGTTGGCCAGAAGGTGTACCTGTGGCAGATGAAGGACGACGATCTGGTCGGGGTGGCGTTCATCGATACGAACATCTTCGTGCACCAGATGGTGTCGATCAAGTCGCTCATCCTCGTGGCGGACGTGTACAAGTCGGTCAGTTTGCTGCGCTACCAGGAGGAGTACCGGACGCTGTCGCTCGTGTCGCGCGACTACCATCCGCTCAACGTCTACCAGGTGGAGTACGTGGTGGACAACGCGAACCTGGGCTTCCTCGTGTCGGACGACCAGTGCAATCTGATCACCTACATGCACCAACCGGAGTCGCGCGAATCGTTCGGTGGCCAGCGGTTGCTGCGCAAGAGCGACTACCATCTCGGCCAGCAGATCAACGCCATGTTTCGCGTGCAGTGCGACTTCCACGAGTCGGACGTCATGAAGCGTACGCTCAACTACGACAACAAGCACACGACGTACTTCGCGACGCTGGACGGTGGCTTCGGGTTCGTGCTCCCGCTGCCGGAGAAAACCTACCGCCGGCTGTTCATGCTGCAGAACGTACTGCTCACGCACTCGCCGCACACCTGCGGCCTCAATCCGAAGGCGTACCGgacgataaagcagacgcgtaAACTGCCCATCAACCCGAGCCGCTGCGTGGTGGACGGCGATCTGGTGTGGAGCTTTCTGGAGCTGCCGGCGAACGAGAAGCTCGAGGTGGCCAAGAAAATCGGCACGCGCATCGAGGAGATCTGCGCCGACCTGATGGAGATCGAACACGTGACGCATGCGTTCTGA
- the LOC131285392 gene encoding uncharacterized protein DDB_G0290301-like has protein sequence MAEAQRLIGISLAKIAQSRVCRGGVSLHKNLLVATVLQKARYIFMEEAYHIVHGHYLQQQQQQQQQQQQQQHHHHHHHHHHQQQQQQHQLMQQNGGYEGHDYSSDSNKCNSVSEEHHYQHQRNSMVMAAAAAAAAAAAAASSSSASTTSTSSPSSSTEDDLVDPVHDGGDGAEEEEEQGERSRETSGSSSTSYYECDSVILPTTIGGLLPLEPLNMCRNNNNNSSNNNNSSSLSVSKTESEEEEEDDEEEEREYDEEEKENHHPQQHGAASSREEQQRHPDVSHLFLLPALAPWIGGASSEVEDVKDREASASTSEESGDTHSSGAFSYATSFAAGCLGDDEEEEDDDDEDDDDATCQDLSCHHRNVEPEERTEGGSVNAAVVPFSYFDVVPQQHPDRRGSDRRRRRHRTEGDQAKGESGSSIIPAKRRRSSATEWEPAKSDDSDQHPLALLATKRIRSNEVRPAASVGSLPSSTIGLVGQQPQFYSSPHETICPGDADALSECVNQQLEAENLTTSGNHQQQQQQPEEAPGGESSEEEEERPSPPVEPESVVGKSAVESIDRITSLVSIFSFGNLSRSVSTPDFCAAQAQKDTRPDTGSLLAGQLQHHGQHGYLTMTV, from the exons ATGGCGGAAGCCCAGCGGCTGATCGGGATTTCGCTGGCGAAGATCGCCCAATCGCGCGTCTGCCGCGGTGGCGTCTCGCTGCACAAGAACCTGCTGGTCGCGACCGTCCTCCAGAAGGCGCGCTACATCTTCATGGAGGAAGCGTACCACATCGTGCACGGACACTatctgcagcagcaacaacaacagcagcagcagcagcaacagcagcagcatcaccatcatcatcatcaccatcatcaccagcagcaacagcagcaacaccagctgATGCAGCAGAATGGTGGATATGAAGGCCACGACTATTCCTCCGATAGCAACAAGTGCAACAGTGTGTCCGAAGAGCATCACTATCAGCATCAACGCAACAGCATGGTGATGGCAGCGGCCGCGGCTgccgcagctgctgctgctgccgcctcttcctcctccgcaTCTACTACGTCCACTTCCTCCCCGTCGTCTTCCACCGAGGATGACCTCGTTGATCCCGTGCACGACGGGGGCGATGgtgcggaggaggaggaggagcaagGGGAGCGAAGTCGCGAAACGTCCGGAAGTTCATCCACCTCGTACTACGAGTGCGATAGCGTCATTCTTCCGACCACGATCGGTGGCCTGCTTCCCCTCGAGCCACTCAACATGTGtcgtaacaacaacaacaatagcagtaacaacaacaacagcagcagcttgtCGGTATCGAAAACGGAgtcggaagaggaagaagaggacgacgaggaggaggaacgGGAGTACGatgaggaggagaaggagaacCACCATCCACAGCAGCATGGCGCGGCGTCGTCCCGCGAGGAACAGCAGCGGCATCCCGACGTGTCACATTTGTTCCTGCTGCCGGCGCTAGCACCGTGGATCGGTGGGGCATCATCGGAGGTGGAGGACGTGAAGGACCGTGAAGCAAGTGCCTCGACGAGCGAAGAAAGTGGTGACACGCATAGTTCCGGGGCGTTTTCGTACGCCACCTCGTTTGCCGCCGGCTGCCTCGGGGATgatgaggaagaggaggatgatgatgatgaggatgacgatgatgccaCGTGCCAGGATCTTTCCTGTCATCATCGTAACGTCGAGCCGGAAGAACGAACGGAAGGAGGTAGTGTTAATGCGGCGGTGGTACCTTTTAGCTACTTCGATGTGGTACCGCAGCAGCATCCGGATCGTCGTGGATCGGACCGGCGCCGGAGAAGACACCGTACGGAGGGTGATCAGGCGAAGGGAGAGAGTGGGTCGTCCATTATTCCGGCGAAGCGTCGCCGTTCGTCGGCCACCGAATGGGAGCCGGCAAAGTCGGACGATTCAGACCAGCACCCGTTGGCGCTTCTGGCCACCAAACGGATCCGATCGAACGAGGTGCGTCCGGCGGCGTCCGTCGGTTCGTTGCCGTCTTCCACGATCGGGCTCGTTGGCCAGCAGCCACAGTTTTACTCTTCCCCGCACGAAACCATCTGCCCGGGCGATGCCGACGCACTGTCCGAGTGCGTAAACCAGCAGCTCGAGGCGGAAAATCTTACCACCTCCGGCA atcaccaacaacaacaacagcagccggAGGAAGCACCAGGAGGGGAGAGTagcgaggaggaggaagagcgGCCATCACCACCGGTAGAACCGGAGTCGGTCGTCGGAAAATCGGCGGTCGAGAGCATCGACCGGATAACGTCGCTCGTGTCGATCTTCAGCTTCGGCAACCTGTCCCGGTCCGTCTCGACGCCCGACTTCTGTGCGGCCCAGGCGCAGAAGGATACCCGGCCCGACACCGGTTCCTTGCTGGCCGGCCAACTGCAGCACCACGGACAGCACGGCTACCTGACGATGACCGTATAA